AACAATTACAACAACTCCAGCGCCTACGAGGATGGGTTCGCCGAAGGGCGGCGCGCGCGCCGCGGCAATGACGACGGCGACTATGGTCCGTACGGCAACTTCGGCGACTAACCTCACGGGACCTACAATACGCAGGACAACTTCCGGGAAATGCAAGGCCGGGACCGCGATTACGTCATGAGCAGGCTCGCGCAGCGCGGGTTCGTGGTGCGCGACACGAAGAACACCGGCAACGGCCATTACACGACCATGTGGAGGCACTCCCCACGCCAGTGCATCATCGTGGGTTCGCGCCATGGCACCGTCAATTCGATCCAGCGCACCTCGGAGCAGACCTGCCGGGACTGATCGCACCCATCGCTGACATTCACCTGTTTATACGGGTGATCTTCGAACCTTCGAGGCCTATGCCAGCCATCAACCCCTTCTGCCCGAACGGAAACGCGTAAACGTCGTTTGCAAGTGTCGTGGATGTCGTGCTCATCGCCTTGCCCTTGTCGACGACGACCACGCTAGGCCCGGAGCCGATCGCCCATCCACCGCTCTTGCTCAGATATTGAAGCGATTTGTCGTTCATCAGGAACAGCGCGTAGCTGAACGACTGCCCTCCAGCCTGTAGGCCGTAAGAGACCGCGCCAATCTTGTAATAGGCAGTCGGCCGGCCGCGAACGAAAAGGACGCCTTCGCCGCCCTGCCCACCGACGATGAAACCCGCTTTCACGATTTTGGGAAACACGAGAATTGCGCGGGCATCTCTGCCGTACCGGACGGCTCGAGCGGATTGCGAGTAGAGGCGCTGAAGTGCGGCTCTGCCGTCCGCGTTGAGCTGCGCGGCAGTTGCGGCGTGAGCAACCTGGCAGAAACCGCCGGACGTGCTTGCCAGAGCGAGACCTAATGCGACGAACCTAGTCTGGACGATCTTCATCTTATGGCCTCCAGCAATCATGACTCTGCGATTCTGAGCGAAGATCGAGAGGTCCGACATCGGCAAATGAACTGACTTGCAGCGAATGCGGGCGACAGCGCCGAGCGCCGAGCAGTGCCTACAAATTGACGATGAACCGTGCATTTCTGTAGACGAGTTGAGTTTAAGTCGATGATGGAGATGCGCGATGGATGGTTTTAGAGCGACACGAACGCCCGGCGGCAAGCTGGCGCTGGCAATCGCAATCGGCCTCCTCCTCACCATCCCGCTCTTTTCGATTTACCTCCTCAATTACGACCGCCAGTCGCAGTCGCGCGAAGCGACTTCCTCGATCACCGCGGGCTGGGGTTCGGAGCAGGCCGTGACCGGGCCGCTGCTCGTCATACCCTACCACGCGACGGCCACGGAGACCGTGGTCCAGAATGGCAAGAATGTAACGACGATGAAGCAGGTCAATCGCGAGCTGACGCTGGCGCCGGAGGCGGTCGAACTGTCGACCGACATCGATCCGCAGGTGCGCAAACGGTCGATCTATGAGGCGGTCGTTTACGACGCCAAGTTCGGGGGCAAGGCGCGCTTCGCCTTCCCGCCCGACCTGGCGAGAACGGGCGTCGACC
This portion of the Sphingomonas limnosediminicola genome encodes:
- a CDS encoding lipid-binding SYLF domain-containing protein translates to MKIVQTRFVALGLALASTSGGFCQVAHAATAAQLNADGRAALQRLYSQSARAVRYGRDARAILVFPKIVKAGFIVGGQGGEGVLFVRGRPTAYYKIGAVSYGLQAGGQSFSYALFLMNDKSLQYLSKSGGWAIGSGPSVVVVDKGKAMSTTSTTLANDVYAFPFGQKGLMAGIGLEGSKITRINR